Within Dysgonomonas sp. HDW5A, the genomic segment TTGGTGTAATATTTTTTATAGTATTGATGGTTAATATTTATCAAATATTTGAGCGGATTTTAATAATGCTGTCCTTTCTACGATCAAATAATACATACCGGATGGTGAACAGATAGTTTCATTTCTAGAGATCTGCTTTTTTCTTTAGCGTCCATAAAATATATATTCTCATCATTTTATAATCTGAAGCAGAAAGCGTATTTTTATCCGTTAATGGCTATGTCATATAACAAAGAGATACTCAATAGAATAAAGCACATCAAATAATAACTATCCTAAACCCTAATATTATGGTACATTTGGTTTATTGCGATGACAAAGAAAAAGTATTAGAAAAGATTCTTTCAGGAGAAAAAACAATGGTTGTAAGAGGAGCAGCCGGCAGGAAAATACCACACAGCAGAGTCTTTGCCGATGAAGTACTTTATTTTATGAAAAAAGGCTCTAAGAAAATAACAGCTAAAGCAAATGTTACCAATGTAGAGAATCTCACTAAACTATCAGAAGAAGAAATAATATCTACCCTGAAGGAGAATCAGCCCAAACTGAATCTTTCCGACAAACAAAAAGCCCGTTGGCATAAAAAATGCCTTTGCCTGATTGAATTTGGAAGCGTTGAAGAAATAGCACCCCTTGATTTTGATCATCAGGGTAATATGGATGACTGGCTGATCATCGAAAAAATAGAAGATGTAGTGGTAGGAACCAGCATACCCTATAACTATGATAACAGCAAGTTTAAATAATACAAAAACATTCCATAGTATGAAAACCCAAGACTCAATTCAACTTTTGCGGGACGAAGAAATAATACCAACAGAAACAGTATTAGAAGAAGCATTAGGAAAAGACGTTTTTTCAGTCTATACCAAGCTAAATGAAATTATCCGTACCGAGTTTCAGATAGAACCCGAATGGAGATATTACAAAGACGGTAAATCATGGCTTTACAAAGCAGTATATAAAAAGAAGACAATATTCTGGCTTTCTATATGGGAAAAGTTCATAAAAATCAGCTTGCTTTTTACTGAAAAAACACGTGGCGGAATTTATGATCTGGAGATCAGTAACGAAATTAAAGAAAGCTTCAAAAATGCACATGCTACCGGCAAATTGATCCCGTTGCTACTCGATATTGATAAAGAACAACAATTGGCAGATTTGAGCCAGCTTATAAAATACAAGAAAACACTGAAATAAATGTTACGTGATTTTGCAGCCATAGACTTTGAAACAGCCAACCAGCAACTATCCAGTGTTTGCAGTGTCGGAATCGTTATTGTCAGAAACGGTATAATCACAGACCGTTTCTATAGTCTCATTCAGCCCGAACCCAATTATTACTGCTATGGTAATACTACTGTTCATGGATTGACGGCTGCAGACACAGATACAGCACAGGTTTTTTCTAAAGTATGGAAAGAGATCGAACCACTCCTTGGAAATCTTCCGTTAGTTGCTCATAACAAGGGATTCGATGAAGGTTGCCTCAAGGCCGCATTTAAAACGTACGGAATGGACTATCCCGATTACCGCTTCTATTGTACATTAGCCGAATCACGTCGTCAACTAAAACACTTACCCAATCATCAACTGCATACCGTAGCCGAAGATTGTGGCTACATTCTCGTCAATCACCATCATGCTTTGGCTGATGCGGAAGCTTGTGCCGAGATAGCATTGCAATTGCTGTAATAATCCGTATACAAAAACAGGCTACACGAAATTATTCCATATAGCCTGTTTACTTACTGATATCGTTACGTTTATCCATTAACTTTCTTCATCGAAGCAATAGAATCTAGCACTTTGCACGAAAATCCCCATTCATTATCATACCATGCGACCACTTTAACAAAAGTCGGGCTTAACTGTATTCCCGCTTTTTCGTCAAAAATAGCTGTATACGGATTACCTATAAAATCAGATGACACAACTTCATCTTTAGTATATGCCAGATATCCTTTTAAAGAACCCTCCGAAGCCTCTTTCATCGCCTTGCAGATTTCTTCGTAAGTAGTCTCTTTAGCCAAGCGAGCTGTCAGGTCAATGACCGAAACATCCAGAGTCGGAACACGGAATGACATACCGGTAAGTTTTCCATTCAGTTCGGGAATCACCTTGCCTACGGCTTTAGCAGCTCCTGTTGTAGAAGGAATAATATTACCCGCTGCGGCACGTCCACCCCTCCAATCTTTCATTGATGGACCATCTACTGTTTTTTGTGTTGCCGTTGTAGAATGTACCGTAGTCATAAGGGCTTCAAGTATACCGAATTTATCATTCAATACTTTTGCTACTAATGCCAGGCAATTTGTGGTACACGAAGCATTCGATATAACCTGTGTTCCTTTTATGTATTTGTCATCATTCACACCGGGAACAAACATCGGAGTATCATCTTTCGATGGGCCCGACATGACTACATATTTAGCGCCTGCACTAATATGTCCCTGTGCTTTTTCCTTTGTTAGGAACAATCCTGTTGACTCTACAATGTATTCGGCTTCCACTTCATTCCATCTTAGATTAGCCGGATCTTTTTCCGCTGTGACACGGATTTCATTACCATTCACTATCAGTTTGCCGTTTTTGGTTTCGATAGTTCCGTCGAACTGACCGTGGATTGTATCGTATTTAAGCATATAAGCAATATATTCCACATCCATCAAATCGTTGATCCCAACTATTCGGATATCTGTTCTACTCTGTGCAGCACGAAAAACTAAACGTCCAATACGTCCAAAACCGTTAATACCTACATTAATTGTTTTCATAATTCTACTTTTTTGATTATTTATTCCGCCATTTTGGTTCTACACTCACTCTCTCTCCATCCTCTGAACTATACTGATTGAGCGATCCTTCTTTAGATTGAATCACTGCCAGTATCATTTGTTCGTCCGAAGTATTGCAAAATCCCCTCTTTGCAGCCGGTGCAATCCGAATCACACTTCCTTCTTTGATCGGAAAACAGTCTTCATCTACCTGAAAAAATCCCGAACCTTTCAGAATAATGTATGTTTCTTCATTTTCTATATGTTTATGAAAGTAAGGTAACTCACTCTTTGCCGCTAGTGTTTGGAATGATATTTCGGTGCCCGTTGCTTTGGTTGGCTCCTTTAGAAATACTTTTCCTTTTATTTCCTGTTGAGTTTTAGGATGAAGAAATGAGTACTCCTGCAAGCTGTCCAAAACTCCAATGTTAATAGCTGAGTAACTATTACTTTCTGATATAGTTTCAATTTTTTTCATTGTTCTTACTTTTTAGTTTTTGATTGTATTACAAAGATATACTATAATACAATTGTCTGTAATGACA encodes:
- a CDS encoding DUF3788 family protein is translated as MKTQDSIQLLRDEEIIPTETVLEEALGKDVFSVYTKLNEIIRTEFQIEPEWRYYKDGKSWLYKAVYKKKTIFWLSIWEKFIKISLLFTEKTRGGIYDLEISNEIKESFKNAHATGKLIPLLLDIDKEQQLADLSQLIKYKKTLK
- a CDS encoding 3'-5' exonuclease, with translation MLRDFAAIDFETANQQLSSVCSVGIVIVRNGIITDRFYSLIQPEPNYYCYGNTTVHGLTAADTDTAQVFSKVWKEIEPLLGNLPLVAHNKGFDEGCLKAAFKTYGMDYPDYRFYCTLAESRRQLKHLPNHQLHTVAEDCGYILVNHHHALADAEACAEIALQLL
- the gap gene encoding type I glyceraldehyde-3-phosphate dehydrogenase, producing the protein MKTINVGINGFGRIGRLVFRAAQSRTDIRIVGINDLMDVEYIAYMLKYDTIHGQFDGTIETKNGKLIVNGNEIRVTAEKDPANLRWNEVEAEYIVESTGLFLTKEKAQGHISAGAKYVVMSGPSKDDTPMFVPGVNDDKYIKGTQVISNASCTTNCLALVAKVLNDKFGILEALMTTVHSTTATQKTVDGPSMKDWRGGRAAAGNIIPSTTGAAKAVGKVIPELNGKLTGMSFRVPTLDVSVIDLTARLAKETTYEEICKAMKEASEGSLKGYLAYTKDEVVSSDFIGNPYTAIFDEKAGIQLSPTFVKVVAWYDNEWGFSCKVLDSIASMKKVNG
- a CDS encoding cupin domain-containing protein yields the protein MKKIETISESNSYSAINIGVLDSLQEYSFLHPKTQQEIKGKVFLKEPTKATGTEISFQTLAAKSELPYFHKHIENEETYIILKGSGFFQVDEDCFPIKEGSVIRIAPAAKRGFCNTSDEQMILAVIQSKEGSLNQYSSEDGERVSVEPKWRNK